A genomic region of Dreissena polymorpha isolate Duluth1 chromosome 4, UMN_Dpol_1.0, whole genome shotgun sequence contains the following coding sequences:
- the LOC127877574 gene encoding sentrin-specific protease 3-like yields MVQESCYLIYYEQLTVHNCYLDLDVKEDDAEDTFLGSIRRLDGNTFVAAHFNMMVNASDIKTLFDTNWLNDKVVYIYFRIIHASCSWISVVDPMFITALNEGRSSAAKKFLTPQHLQANQVLIPCVLEGHWTLIVLDVAGKTMTLVDSGNARDNGLTLVRTRFMPSGRR; encoded by the exons ATGGTTCAG GAATCCTGCTACTTAATATACTACGAACAGTTGACA GTCCACAACTGCTACTTAGACTTGGATGTAAAAGAAG ATGATGCTGAAGACACATTTTTGGGAAGCATAAGACGATTAGATGGCAATACTTTTGTGGCAGCACATTTCAACATGATGGTCAATGCCTCAGACATCAAGACACTTTTCGACACTAACTGGTTAAATGACAAa GTTGTTTACATCTACTTCCGAATTATTCATGCTTCTTGCTCATGGATCTCCGTTGTTGACCCGATGTTTATCACTGCCCTAAACGAGGGGAGATCATCAGCTGCCAAAAAGTTCCTGACACCACAGCACCTCCAAGCTAACCAAGTTCTAATACCTTGTGTTTTAGAAGGCCACTGGACATTGATC GTGCTTGACGTTGCCGGCAAGACTATGACGTTAGTTGACTCCGGAAATGCTAGAGATAATGGCTTGACCTTGGTGAG AACAAGGTTCATGCCATCCGGAAGGCGATGA